The Chitinophagales bacterium genome has a window encoding:
- the rplM gene encoding 50S ribosomal protein L13, producing MRHLSFKTQSANEKIVKRDWYVVDATNQTLGRMTSRIASILRGKNKAYYTPHFDCGDYVIVINSGKVKMTGTKMLTKEYQTFSGYPGGQKIETSKSLMARRPNVVIERAVKGMLPKNRLGRAMYKKLFVYEGAEHPHKAQQPIELKFDK from the coding sequence ATGAGACACCTTAGTTTTAAAACACAATCGGCTAACGAGAAGATCGTAAAACGCGATTGGTACGTGGTAGACGCTACTAACCAGACATTAGGCCGTATGACATCAAGGATAGCATCTATCCTGCGTGGCAAAAACAAAGCATACTATACACCACACTTTGATTGTGGAGACTATGTAATAGTAATAAACAGTGGTAAGGTTAAAATGACCGGCACTAAGATGCTGACCAAAGAATACCAGACATTCTCAGGATATCCCGGCGGTCAGAAGATCGAGACATCTAAGTCATTGATGGCTCGTCGTCCCAATGTGGTAATTGAGCGTGCTGTAAAAGGTATGTTGCCTAAAAACCGTTTAGGTCGTGCTATGTATAAGAAATTATTCGTGTATGAAGGTGCTGAGCATCCGCATAAAGCACAACAACCCATTGAACTGAAATTTGATAAATAA
- the rpsB gene encoding 30S ribosomal protein S2, with protein sequence MEDNKNLQQSLLEAGVHFGHLKKKWNPKMLPYIFTEKNGIHIIDLKKTVDGLEEAAAALKSIAKSGKKIMFVATKKQAKEIVSEAAAKVNMPYVTERWLGGMLTNFSTIRKSVKKMQSIEKMLEDGTMDSVTKKERLTLTRGKEKMEKVLGGIAQMGRVPAALFIVDITHEHIAMAEAKRLGITTFAMVDTNSDPTKVDFAIPANDDATKSIAIITQYLTAAIMEGLEERANSKDEEENEDEEEVTKERGVEMSEEEEGGRRGDRKKGSGGAGAGRGRQGGGARGTRKTTGGSGAAKR encoded by the coding sequence ATGGAAGATAATAAGAACCTGCAGCAGTCGCTCCTCGAAGCCGGCGTGCACTTCGGCCACCTGAAGAAAAAGTGGAATCCTAAGATGTTGCCATATATCTTTACCGAGAAAAATGGTATCCACATCATCGATCTGAAAAAAACAGTAGATGGTCTGGAAGAAGCTGCTGCAGCATTGAAATCTATCGCAAAAAGCGGTAAGAAGATCATGTTTGTTGCTACTAAGAAGCAAGCAAAAGAGATTGTCTCTGAGGCTGCTGCTAAAGTAAACATGCCTTATGTAACAGAACGTTGGTTGGGTGGAATGCTTACCAACTTCAGTACTATCCGTAAGAGCGTTAAGAAAATGCAGAGCATTGAAAAAATGCTTGAAGATGGTACAATGGACAGCGTTACCAAAAAAGAACGCCTGACATTGACCCGCGGTAAAGAAAAAATGGAGAAAGTATTAGGAGGTATCGCTCAAATGGGCCGTGTACCTGCAGCTTTATTCATCGTAGATATTACACATGAGCATATTGCTATGGCTGAGGCAAAACGCCTGGGTATCACAACATTTGCGATGGTTGATACGAACAGCGACCCTACTAAGGTTGATTTCGCTATACCGGCAAACGACGATGCTACCAAATCTATCGCAATCATCACTCAATACCTGACAGCCGCTATTATGGAAGGGCTGGAAGAACGTGCGAACTCTAAAGACGAGGAAGAGAACGAAGACGAAGAAGAAGTAACTAAGGAGCGTGGTGTTGAAATGAGCGAAGAAGAAGAAGGTGGTCGTCGTGGTGACCGTAAGAAAGGTTCGGGTGGTGCTGGCGCAGGCCGTGGTCGTCAAGGCGGTGGCGCAAGGGGCACCCGCAAAACTACCGGCGGTAGTGGTGCTGCAAAACGCTAA
- a CDS encoding response regulator transcription factor, with product MNSQSPILIAIADDHAVVRDSISNMVSNFPMFKVCIKASNGKDLVEQLKKADPFPEICVLDVQMPEMNGYETMEYLKKHWPDLKVLALSMLEDEFAIIRMLKLGASGYLSKASDLEELQKALTYLYEKGYYSSEFIANNYFRSIKNEKQVTSNITQRQMEFLRYCCTELSMKEIADKMSISTSTALSYRNALCDKLELTTRQGLAIYAIKSGIVSFDDL from the coding sequence ATGAATAGCCAATCTCCAATATTAATTGCGATAGCCGACGATCATGCTGTAGTGCGCGATTCTATCAGCAATATGGTATCAAATTTTCCAATGTTCAAGGTATGTATCAAGGCAAGTAATGGCAAAGACCTTGTAGAGCAACTGAAAAAAGCAGACCCATTTCCTGAGATTTGTGTACTGGATGTACAAATGCCCGAGATGAATGGCTATGAAACGATGGAATACCTTAAAAAACACTGGCCGGATCTGAAGGTACTTGCGCTATCCATGCTTGAAGATGAATTTGCGATAATACGTATGCTGAAACTTGGGGCAAGCGGATACTTGTCAAAAGCAAGTGACCTGGAAGAGTTGCAAAAGGCACTTACCTACCTGTACGAGAAAGGCTATTACAGTTCTGAGTTCATTGCGAATAACTATTTCAGATCTATTAAGAACGAAAAGCAAGTGACCAGTAACATTACCCAACGTCAAATGGAGTTTCTACGGTATTGCTGCACAGAGTTGAGCATGAAAGAAATTGCTGATAAGATGTCCATTAGCACAAGTACTGCTTTAAGCTATCGAAATGCGCTTTGCGACAAACTTGAACTGACCACAAGACAGGGGCTGGCTATTTACGCTATCAAATCAGGCATTGTTTCTTTCGACGATCTGTAA
- a CDS encoding OmpA family protein, translated as MSKIKLIFILAIMLPLMSNAQRYIGIATSNWSGTNGMYLNPANIADSRHKFTIDLFSINLGVNNNLAQLNNGLSGLTNIGNDGISSAFTFTNNNQFSLLAPYFELRGPGAMVSINSKHSIAITTRVRAMNQFHNFNQDLYRSITDTTYTIDPNNTKPVSINSDAFNYTTHAWSEIGLSYAGVIYDGGDHFVKGGFTLRYLMGAAYVSMVSGGINATAYPFQDSLRITNTSVSFGSNITSGNGISSSISDYLGGGGSGFGADLGVVYEWRPDHEKYRYDMDGKTGIGDRSKNKYKLRFSASVVDLGSIKYKTNNFTASIKTKSSQPAIIKGSALADSIGNFNDLKTFAANHNMDIADTGTGSTTSKVYMPTAFIVGVDYHAVKGLYVNAMFMSNMANREKFGTSYYNQLTVTPRWDTRVFSAGIPLTYDFLTKSLKYGLGLRVGGFFLGSDDLTGIMGKKGYGANFYFGASIPINNKKPKDSDGDGVSNKKDKCKNEKGVWEERGCPNPDKDGDGVLDKDDNCPDVAGSKTANGCPDSDLDGVADAEDRCPTEAGAPGLGGCPDRDADGIADIDDVCPDVPGLAEYKGCPDTDGDGIPDNEDKCPQKPGPIANEGCPDTDNDGIPDHMDKCPTVAGTKENYGCPEVSVQVKKRLAFAATAIQFDLGKATIKKTSHKLLDEVVAILNEYKDYNMTIDGYTDNTGNAERNLQLSKERANAVKEYFISKGISAERLTSDGHGIENPVASNKTAAGRAKNRRVEMDLKLK; from the coding sequence ATGAGCAAAATTAAACTAATCTTCATCCTGGCAATTATGTTGCCATTGATGAGTAATGCCCAACGTTATATTGGGATAGCAACCAGCAACTGGAGTGGTACCAACGGCATGTACCTCAATCCTGCGAACATTGCCGACAGTCGACACAAATTTACTATCGACCTGTTTTCGATTAACCTGGGCGTAAATAACAACCTGGCACAGCTGAATAATGGTCTGAGCGGGTTAACTAATATCGGAAATGACGGCATATCCTCTGCTTTTACATTCACTAACAACAACCAATTTAGTCTACTTGCTCCTTACTTTGAGCTACGCGGTCCTGGTGCTATGGTTAGTATCAACTCCAAGCACAGTATAGCAATTACAACACGGGTAAGGGCTATGAACCAGTTCCACAACTTTAACCAGGATCTGTATCGCTCAATAACTGATACTACTTACACTATCGATCCTAACAACACCAAGCCGGTAAGCATTAATTCTGATGCATTCAACTATACTACGCATGCATGGAGCGAAATTGGCCTGAGTTACGCAGGGGTTATCTATGATGGAGGAGATCACTTTGTGAAAGGTGGTTTCACTTTACGCTACCTCATGGGAGCCGCATATGTCAGTATGGTAAGTGGTGGTATCAATGCAACAGCTTACCCTTTCCAGGACTCACTGCGTATTACAAATACAAGCGTATCTTTTGGTAGTAACATTACAAGTGGTAATGGTATTAGTAGCAGCATATCCGACTATCTTGGTGGTGGCGGTAGCGGCTTCGGTGCCGATCTTGGCGTAGTATACGAATGGAGACCTGACCACGAAAAATACAGGTATGATATGGACGGCAAAACAGGTATTGGTGATCGTAGTAAGAACAAATATAAATTACGTTTCTCAGCTTCTGTAGTTGATCTTGGTTCAATTAAATATAAGACTAACAACTTCACAGCAAGTATCAAAACAAAATCAAGCCAACCTGCTATTATAAAAGGTAGCGCCCTGGCTGATAGCATTGGTAATTTTAACGACCTGAAGACTTTTGCAGCCAATCACAATATGGATATTGCTGATACAGGTACAGGTAGCACGACATCTAAAGTATATATGCCTACTGCTTTCATAGTAGGTGTTGACTATCATGCAGTAAAAGGCCTGTATGTAAATGCTATGTTCATGAGCAATATGGCTAACCGTGAAAAATTCGGTACGTCGTACTATAACCAATTAACAGTTACTCCACGTTGGGATACCCGCGTATTCAGTGCAGGTATACCTTTGACATATGATTTCCTGACCAAAAGCCTTAAGTATGGCCTGGGTCTGCGCGTAGGTGGTTTCTTCCTGGGTAGTGATGACCTGACAGGTATCATGGGTAAAAAAGGATACGGTGCTAACTTCTATTTTGGTGCATCAATTCCTATAAACAACAAAAAGCCTAAAGATAGTGATGGCGATGGCGTGTCAAATAAGAAAGATAAGTGTAAGAATGAGAAAGGTGTTTGGGAAGAAAGAGGATGCCCGAACCCTGATAAAGATGGTGATGGTGTATTAGACAAGGATGATAATTGTCCTGATGTTGCAGGGTCTAAAACTGCTAATGGATGTCCTGATAGTGACTTAGATGGTGTTGCTGATGCTGAAGACCGTTGCCCTACAGAGGCAGGCGCTCCTGGATTAGGTGGTTGTCCAGACCGTGATGCTGATGGTATTGCTGACATCGACGATGTTTGTCCGGATGTTCCGGGACTGGCCGAATACAAAGGCTGTCCAGACACTGATGGTGACGGTATTCCGGATAATGAAGATAAATGTCCGCAAAAACCAGGCCCCATAGCAAACGAAGGTTGCCCTGATACTGATAACGATGGTATTCCTGACCATATGGATAAATGCCCTACAGTAGCCGGTACCAAAGAAAACTATGGTTGTCCTGAAGTAAGCGTTCAAGTGAAAAAACGTCTCGCATTTGCAGCGACAGCAATCCAGTTTGACTTAGGAAAAGCTACAATCAAGAAAACATCTCACAAACTGCTAGACGAGGTAGTTGCGATCCTGAACGAGTATAAGGATTATAATATGACCATAGATGGTTATACAGACAACACAGGTAACGCTGAAAGAAATCTGCAATTATCTAAAGAACGTGCTAACGCTGTTAAAGAATACTTCATCAGCAAAGGTATATCTGCAGAAAGGCTAACTTCTGACGGCCATGGTATAGAAAATCCTGTAGCAAGCAACAAAACAGCTGCAGGACGTGCTAAAAACCGTCGTGTTGAAATGGATCTGAAATTGAAATAA
- a CDS encoding outer membrane beta-barrel protein, with the protein MNLRYAIMGIISLAVSTQSVLAQDVEKDDNKAGKSMVSKPSRDFLMLQFTYSGWLNAPDSIKTKGFGRGFNGYVCYDFPIKKSHFSFAAGIGVGVDNIYLNGQEVVLTDNDSNAQARFVPETINYKRYKVTTTYLEAPFELRFFGNKENRNSGFKAALGLRVGTLMGAHTKGKEDGTKIIYQVNSKRYLETWRFAGTVRLGYGNFTLLGTYNLTNLYKDLLGPPLTPFSIGLCVTGL; encoded by the coding sequence ATGAATCTACGTTATGCAATAATGGGCATCATTTCTCTGGCGGTATCTACACAGTCAGTCTTGGCCCAGGATGTAGAAAAAGATGATAACAAGGCAGGAAAGAGCATGGTTTCAAAACCATCACGTGATTTCCTGATGTTACAATTTACTTATAGTGGTTGGCTCAATGCACCGGATAGTATCAAAACCAAAGGCTTTGGCAGGGGCTTCAATGGTTATGTATGTTATGATTTTCCGATAAAAAAGTCGCATTTCAGTTTTGCTGCAGGCATTGGTGTTGGGGTTGACAATATATACCTGAATGGTCAGGAAGTAGTACTTACTGATAATGACAGCAATGCCCAGGCTCGTTTTGTACCTGAAACTATTAATTACAAAAGGTATAAAGTAACCACTACTTATCTTGAAGCACCATTTGAACTGCGTTTTTTCGGAAATAAAGAAAACAGGAATAGTGGCTTTAAGGCTGCTTTGGGCCTCAGGGTAGGTACATTGATGGGTGCGCATACAAAGGGTAAAGAAGACGGTACCAAAATTATCTACCAGGTCAACTCTAAAAGATATCTTGAGACATGGCGGTTTGCAGGTACTGTTCGCTTAGGATATGGAAATTTTACACTATTAGGAACCTATAATCTTACCAACCTTTATAAAGACCTCTTAGGGCCACCATTAACGCCTTTTTCAATAGGGTTGTGTGTTACAGGATTATAA
- a CDS encoding elongation factor Ts, whose amino-acid sequence MSVTISASDVNKLRQQTGAGMMDCRKALMESDGDFEKAIDYLRLHGQKVAAKREDREAKEGVVIAKTNADNTKGVLVNLSAETDFVSKNQDFIDFAQSLADIALAGDINTIDELKAANMDGATVADKLLEVVAKIGEKIDIVKYEVMTATAVVAYIHSGYRIGVLVSMNKAANEAITEAGRDAAMQIAAMNPLAVNAEGISQETIDREKALAIEQIKAEGKPADMAEKIAMGKLNKFFKDNTLLDQPFVKDSGVTVGAYLNSVDKGLTVTAFNRIAVG is encoded by the coding sequence ATGAGTGTTACAATATCTGCCTCTGATGTAAACAAACTGCGCCAGCAAACAGGTGCCGGTATGATGGATTGTCGTAAAGCCCTTATGGAAAGCGATGGTGATTTTGAAAAAGCGATCGACTACCTGCGCCTTCACGGCCAGAAAGTTGCCGCTAAGCGTGAAGACAGGGAAGCTAAAGAAGGAGTAGTAATTGCTAAAACAAATGCTGACAACACCAAAGGCGTATTAGTAAACCTGAGTGCTGAAACGGACTTCGTTTCTAAAAACCAGGATTTTATTGATTTTGCGCAATCTTTGGCCGACATAGCCCTGGCTGGTGATATCAATACTATCGATGAGTTGAAAGCGGCCAATATGGACGGTGCTACAGTTGCCGACAAATTATTGGAAGTAGTAGCTAAAATCGGTGAGAAAATAGACATCGTTAAGTACGAAGTAATGACAGCAACTGCTGTAGTGGCTTACATCCACTCTGGTTACCGTATTGGCGTATTAGTAAGCATGAACAAAGCTGCTAATGAAGCCATTACAGAAGCAGGCCGTGATGCTGCTATGCAGATAGCTGCCATGAATCCTTTGGCTGTAAATGCAGAAGGTATTTCGCAGGAAACCATCGATCGCGAAAAGGCACTTGCTATTGAGCAGATTAAGGCAGAAGGCAAACCTGCTGACATGGCTGAGAAGATTGCTATGGGTAAACTCAACAAATTCTTCAAAGACAATACACTTCTAGACCAACCTTTTGTGAAGGATAGCGGAGTTACAGTTGGTGCTTATTTGAATTCTGTTGACAAAGGCCTTACCGTCACAGCATTTAATCGTATCGCAGTGGGTTAA
- a CDS encoding archaeosortase/exosortase family protein, protein MKKIFRNDTTKFIVRFLLLYGLLYTFNFVYTGLTVKGGNYSPFLDHHLDYISGLRNLILNTASYFLSIIGYDNYVYGHYLQVMEHNTIRMVYSCIGLNIIAMWWAFIISFPQTQIRKLIYLVTGTIFIFLLNVIRIMLVALAPKDPAIFNIPIDHHDVFNVITYGIIILFIFRVINKSTTNTTS, encoded by the coding sequence TTGAAGAAAATTTTCAGAAACGACACGACTAAATTTATTGTACGTTTTCTACTGCTATATGGTTTATTGTACACTTTTAACTTTGTATATACCGGCCTCACAGTAAAAGGAGGTAACTATAGCCCTTTCCTTGACCATCATCTTGACTATATCTCAGGCCTTAGAAACTTGATACTTAATACTGCTTCATATTTCCTCAGTATTATAGGTTATGATAATTACGTATACGGCCATTATTTACAGGTAATGGAACACAACACCATCCGAATGGTATATTCCTGTATAGGGCTGAATATTATTGCAATGTGGTGGGCATTCATAATATCATTTCCTCAGACACAGATCCGTAAACTTATTTACCTGGTCACCGGCACAATATTTATTTTCTTGCTTAATGTGATACGCATAATGTTGGTGGCACTGGCACCCAAAGACCCGGCAATTTTTAATATTCCAATAGATCATCATGATGTATTTAATGTCATTACGTATGGAATAATTATACTATTCATATTCCGAGTCATTAACAAGAGCACTACTAATACAACATCTTAG
- a CDS encoding DUF3127 domain-containing protein, with product MSFEITGKLIAVNETQQVSERFKKREFVLETAEEINGNVYTNYAKMQLVQNKCEIIDNYKLGDMIKVNFNIKGNKWERDGNVNYITNLDAWRIESAQQPSNSSQPASPAYTNMNTGGNTGANDNYNPSPESVDDLPF from the coding sequence ATGAGTTTCGAGATCACAGGAAAGCTGATAGCTGTAAATGAGACACAACAGGTAAGCGAACGTTTTAAAAAACGTGAATTCGTATTGGAAACAGCAGAGGAGATAAATGGTAATGTGTATACAAATTATGCTAAGATGCAGTTGGTGCAAAACAAATGCGAGATCATAGATAACTATAAGCTGGGGGATATGATCAAAGTGAACTTTAATATTAAAGGCAATAAATGGGAGCGCGACGGGAATGTGAATTATATCACCAACCTCGATGCATGGAGAATTGAAAGTGCACAGCAACCTTCAAACAGTTCTCAACCCGCTTCTCCCGCATATACTAATATGAATACCGGCGGCAATACAGGGGCAAATGATAACTACAATCCATCTCCCGAAAGCGTAGATGATCTGCCGTTTTAA
- a CDS encoding response regulator transcription factor, with translation MNNQEKIYIAIADDHAVVRDSISNMISSFPDYKVNIKAKNGKHLLELLEKTKPFPEICILDIQMPEMNGYETMEQIQKKWPDLKVLALSMLDDEFAIIRMLKLGARGYIGKGNTLEELQAALTYIHEKGYYSSELLVSNFFQLVNTEKEKALYKITEREFEFLKYCPTEYTIKEIAEHMNASPSTVQGYRNALFEKLKINTRQGLAIFAIRMGITSFKDLTND, from the coding sequence ATGAATAACCAGGAAAAAATATACATAGCTATTGCTGATGATCATGCAGTTGTACGAGACTCAATAAGCAACATGATATCTAGCTTTCCGGATTACAAAGTAAATATTAAAGCAAAAAACGGTAAGCACCTACTTGAACTACTGGAAAAAACGAAACCATTCCCCGAGATATGTATATTGGATATACAAATGCCGGAAATGAATGGCTATGAAACCATGGAACAGATACAAAAAAAATGGCCAGACCTGAAAGTACTGGCGCTTTCTATGCTTGACGACGAATTTGCTATTATAAGGATGCTGAAACTTGGTGCACGTGGATATATCGGTAAGGGTAATACACTTGAAGAATTACAAGCTGCATTAACATACATTCACGAAAAAGGTTATTATAGCTCTGAGTTGCTGGTTAGTAATTTTTTTCAACTCGTAAATACTGAAAAAGAAAAGGCCCTATATAAAATAACTGAAAGAGAATTTGAATTCTTAAAATACTGCCCTACCGAATATACCATTAAGGAAATTGCTGAGCATATGAATGCAAGTCCAAGCACTGTGCAGGGCTACCGGAATGCGCTTTTTGAAAAGTTAAAGATAAATACCCGACAAGGCTTGGCAATATTTGCTATCAGAATGGGCATTACATCTTTTAAAGACCTTACAAACGATTAG
- the rpsI gene encoding 30S ribosomal protein S9, with product MEKRTNTVGRRKEAVARVYLSKGTGNITVNGKEYKNYFTLMYLQNQVERPLLVTETLTGFDITVNVQGGGPKGQAEAIKLGIARALMQENAEQYHDALKKEGMLTRDPRSVERKKFGKRKARRSFQFSKR from the coding sequence ATGGAGAAGCGTACAAATACCGTTGGTCGTCGTAAAGAAGCAGTTGCAAGGGTTTACCTGAGCAAAGGCACCGGCAACATCACGGTAAACGGAAAAGAATACAAAAATTACTTTACACTGATGTACCTGCAAAACCAGGTTGAGCGTCCGTTGTTAGTAACTGAGACATTAACCGGTTTTGATATTACCGTTAATGTACAAGGTGGAGGTCCTAAAGGACAGGCAGAAGCAATTAAGCTGGGTATTGCCCGCGCCTTAATGCAGGAAAATGCTGAACAATACCACGATGCACTGAAAAAAGAGGGTATGCTTACCCGTGATCCACGTTCTGTTGAACGTAAGAAATTCGGTAAGCGCAAAGCTCGTCGTAGCTTCCAGTTCTCTAAACGTTAA
- a CDS encoding outer membrane beta-barrel protein: MDEFVISVKTAVRVHGDTTSYRVDSFITDPLANTEDVLKRLPGVEVSRDGKITIQGKPVNKMFINGKEYFSDDLRSVIQNLPAEILEKIEVADYRDEDAVFTGNKETSNEKVINFQMKKKYSGGIYGRTAAGWGTQKRNQGGAFANYMDDNAFRLTLMGNLNNTGMSDAAGDNGNTSNNSWSNPGVRTEQKGNINFSYDKGKAFQLNGAYSFNNNNTYLERSSYRTTFLPYMQAGSIGDSSMLQASNNEQKSGNTTHNIFLRTRYKISPRMSLSTVANIQTAKQSLPRISNDITYEYNATTVSFDRRSISDNTRATSSYGLNNSLSKQFSKKGRTLLIRWNINYSGNRSRGNIENTNNYYSPESKTDVINTTSEEGNNINSVVNIYYTEPLGKHNNVSVSINNIYNRSNNNKAVAVANAGVYSVDTNQSRSYKNINNNNNIGITYQYSNEKISGGVGFEMEPYSRKSLQAFGTGTDIIQTGINYFPRLFSRYRVSKTSDISFSYNGGINPPNISQIQPIPDYTDSLNIYTGNPHLSPELSNSINLRFGNNNLKKGSNTWAYIQANWVNNKIINNTELTGSKKNTMPVNANGNFVISSSVSHTEPLIRQKLKGTMGLSVNVTNNVSIVNGSLQRIANYNISPKARLSYYTGKWYDGSLDYSYNRREVTGLSQPNSLVQSHILAHDGTFIFSYGFRLSYYINYISNKGIAQNLQQDFFLTNIMFDKTFNKPHGLSLRLYAFDIFNNYPTVQRTIGDNYYEDVSVNRIGSYYLFSIVYKFTSFPEKKEVGHKDDQ, from the coding sequence ATGGACGAGTTTGTAATAAGCGTTAAGACTGCTGTGCGTGTACATGGAGATACAACAAGTTACCGCGTTGACTCATTTATAACAGATCCTCTTGCCAATACGGAAGATGTACTGAAAAGACTACCTGGAGTAGAAGTATCACGCGATGGAAAGATAACAATACAAGGCAAACCGGTCAATAAGATGTTTATCAATGGTAAAGAGTATTTTTCAGATGACCTGCGCAGTGTGATACAAAACCTACCGGCAGAGATTCTGGAAAAGATCGAAGTTGCTGATTACAGGGATGAAGATGCTGTTTTTACCGGTAATAAAGAGACCTCTAACGAAAAAGTGATCAATTTTCAGATGAAGAAAAAGTATAGTGGGGGGATATACGGTAGAACAGCCGCAGGATGGGGTACCCAAAAACGAAACCAGGGTGGAGCATTTGCCAACTATATGGACGATAACGCATTCCGTTTAACCCTGATGGGCAATCTAAATAATACAGGAATGTCTGATGCAGCCGGTGATAATGGCAATACCAGCAATAATTCCTGGAGCAATCCGGGTGTAAGAACTGAACAAAAAGGGAATATTAATTTCTCTTATGACAAAGGGAAAGCATTCCAGTTAAACGGTGCCTATAGTTTCAATAATAATAACACCTACCTGGAAAGATCATCGTATCGTACCACTTTTCTTCCTTATATGCAGGCAGGGAGTATTGGTGATAGTTCAATGTTGCAGGCATCAAATAACGAACAAAAGTCTGGTAATACCACTCATAACATATTTCTCAGGACCAGATACAAAATCAGTCCGAGAATGTCATTGAGTACCGTTGCAAATATTCAGACAGCCAAACAATCATTGCCCAGAATAAGTAATGATATTACGTATGAATACAATGCAACAACGGTAAGCTTTGATAGAAGATCAATATCTGACAACACCAGGGCTACTTCCTCTTATGGACTGAACAACTCGCTTTCAAAACAATTTTCTAAAAAGGGAAGAACATTATTAATACGTTGGAATATCAATTACAGTGGTAATAGATCGCGTGGCAATATTGAGAATACGAACAACTATTATTCACCAGAATCTAAGACAGATGTTATAAATACTACTTCTGAAGAAGGTAATAACATAAATAGTGTCGTAAATATATACTATACAGAACCTCTGGGTAAACATAATAATGTGTCAGTAAGCATTAATAATATTTACAACCGAAGTAATAATAATAAAGCAGTTGCTGTTGCAAATGCAGGAGTCTATTCGGTGGATACAAACCAGAGCAGAAGTTACAAAAACATAAACAACAATAACAACATAGGTATAACCTATCAGTATAGTAATGAAAAAATATCAGGTGGGGTTGGTTTTGAGATGGAACCATACAGTAGAAAAAGCCTGCAGGCTTTCGGCACTGGAACAGATATTATCCAGACAGGCATCAATTACTTTCCCCGTTTATTCAGCAGATACAGGGTTTCTAAAACTTCAGACATAAGTTTTAGCTATAATGGAGGGATCAATCCACCTAACATTTCTCAAATTCAACCAATACCAGATTACACCGACAGTTTAAATATTTATACAGGCAATCCACACTTAAGTCCCGAATTGAGCAACAGTATAAATTTACGCTTTGGTAACAATAATTTGAAAAAGGGTAGCAACACATGGGCTTATATTCAAGCCAATTGGGTAAACAATAAAATAATTAACAATACAGAACTTACGGGAAGTAAGAAAAACACAATGCCTGTGAACGCAAATGGTAACTTTGTTATCAGCTCATCAGTAAGTCATACAGAACCACTCATAAGGCAAAAACTAAAAGGTACAATGGGGTTGTCAGTAAATGTTACAAATAATGTAAGCATAGTAAATGGCAGTCTTCAAAGAATAGCGAACTATAACATTTCACCAAAAGCACGACTATCATATTATACAGGTAAATGGTATGATGGGAGCCTAGATTACAGCTATAACCGAAGAGAGGTGACCGGGTTATCTCAACCTAACAGCCTGGTTCAATCGCATATTCTTGCGCATGATGGCACATTCATCTTTTCTTATGGTTTCAGGCTTTCATATTATATTAACTATATATCAAACAAAGGGATAGCACAAAACCTTCAGCAGGATTTTTTCCTGACCAATATCATGTTTGATAAGACATTTAATAAGCCCCATGGTCTTTCATTAAGACTATATGCATTTGATATATTTAATAATTATCCAACTGTTCAGAGGACAATAGGCGATAACTACTACGAAGACGTTTCTGTAAACAGGATAGGGTCGTACTATCTGTTTTCTATAGTATACAAGTTTACTTCTTTTCCGGAAAAGAAAGAGGTAGGACATAAAGATGACCAGTAA